The Latilactobacillus sakei subsp. sakei DSM 20017 = JCM 1157 genome includes a window with the following:
- the rpmF gene encoding 50S ribosomal protein L32, which translates to MAVPARRTSKTKKRMRRGHIKLNTPNVQFDATNGEYRVSHRVSPKGFYKGEQVVTPKAND; encoded by the coding sequence ATGGCAGTTCCAGCAAGAAGAACATCAAAGACGAAGAAACGTATGCGTCGTGGACATATCAAATTGAACACACCAAACGTACAATTCGATGCAACTAATGGCGAATACCGTGTAAGTCACCGTGTTTCACCAAAAGGTTTCTACAAAGGCGAACAAGTTGTTACACCAAAAGCTAACGACTAG
- a CDS encoding DUF1836 domain-containing protein encodes MNNELLKRDLNQLQLLQLPRWTDLPGLNLYMDQVVSYINQYLEVLDLDEITAAMINNYVKKGLVVAPDKKRYAKQQISQVLIIALLKTNFSIEEIGRLLSVETATDRNEKQLYDYFILTFLDAIHQLDEEYSPFEQGTKPANGLVTETQKTLLKLACQSVVYKIAIRITVKKDQTKTLKSADKK; translated from the coding sequence ATGAATAATGAGCTATTAAAACGAGACTTAAATCAATTACAACTATTACAATTACCTCGCTGGACGGATTTGCCAGGATTGAATTTATACATGGACCAAGTCGTCAGTTATATCAATCAGTATTTAGAAGTGTTGGATTTAGATGAAATCACAGCTGCGATGATCAACAATTACGTGAAGAAGGGCTTGGTGGTTGCGCCGGACAAGAAGCGCTATGCTAAACAACAAATCTCACAAGTCTTGATTATTGCGTTATTAAAGACTAATTTTTCAATTGAAGAAATTGGTCGCTTACTGTCAGTAGAAACAGCGACTGATCGTAACGAAAAGCAACTCTATGATTATTTTATTTTGACGTTCTTAGATGCGATTCATCAATTGGACGAAGAATACAGTCCATTTGAACAAGGGACCAAACCTGCTAACGGCTTAGTGACTGAAACCCAAAAAACATTATTGAAGTTAGCTTGTCAGAGTGTGGTTTATAAGATTGCGATTCGGATTACCGTTAAAAAGGATCAAACGAAAACGTTAAAATCGGCTGATAAAAAATAA
- the yjeM gene encoding glutamate/gamma-aminobutyrate family transporter YjeM, whose amino-acid sequence MAEKKKTSKLTLGALILMIFTSVFGFTNIPRAFFLMGYASIFWYVLAAVTFFIPYAFMLGEMGAAFGEAKGGIYSWMEKSVNAKFAFIGTFMWFASYIIWMVNVGNGIWIPLSNAIFGVDKTQSWTFFGLTNGVQTLGILAIIWIIVITFVTSKGLDKVKKVTSIGGSAITLINVILFLGGLLILILNKGVTAQPITAKAFFQSPNESYTSMIQVFSFVVFAIFAYGGLEVVGGLVDETENAKVNFPKGLAISAIVIAIGYAIGIFMMGTFTNWDFVFKTGGGFAKATGSNAEVTLGNVAYIAMNNMGYQLGLALHMSHHAAIQVGIWLSRYMGLSMFLALTGAFFTLIFSPLKTIIEGTPAELWPKSFAKKNKHNMPVNAMIVQAAIVIVIIAFVAFGGKSAAKFFEILTAMTNVSMTLPYLFVAFAFFGFKKDNSIEKPFTIYKGKTFYKFCVWMVMFTVGFANVFTIIQPAIDGNLGQTFWSIAGPVFFTVVALIMFNRYEKKTGLK is encoded by the coding sequence GTGGCAGAAAAGAAAAAGACGAGTAAGTTGACTTTAGGGGCACTTATTCTCATGATTTTCACGTCAGTCTTTGGTTTTACAAATATTCCACGAGCGTTCTTCTTAATGGGATATGCATCAATTTTTTGGTATGTTTTAGCAGCTGTAACCTTCTTTATTCCTTACGCATTTATGCTTGGGGAAATGGGCGCTGCCTTTGGTGAAGCTAAGGGTGGGATTTATTCTTGGATGGAAAAATCCGTCAATGCTAAATTTGCCTTTATTGGGACTTTCATGTGGTTTGCGTCATACATCATTTGGATGGTTAACGTTGGGAACGGGATTTGGATTCCATTATCAAATGCTATTTTCGGGGTTGATAAGACGCAAAGTTGGACATTCTTTGGGTTAACCAATGGTGTGCAAACATTAGGAATTCTTGCTATTATTTGGATTATTGTGATTACTTTTGTCACATCCAAAGGGCTTGATAAAGTCAAAAAAGTAACAAGCATCGGTGGTTCAGCCATCACATTGATTAATGTGATCTTATTCTTAGGTGGATTATTAATCCTGATCCTAAACAAGGGTGTTACAGCACAACCAATCACGGCTAAGGCCTTTTTCCAATCACCTAACGAAAGTTATACATCAATGATTCAGGTCTTTAGTTTCGTTGTATTTGCAATCTTCGCATATGGTGGTTTGGAAGTTGTTGGTGGGTTAGTTGATGAAACAGAAAATGCTAAAGTCAACTTCCCTAAAGGGTTAGCAATTTCAGCAATCGTAATTGCAATTGGTTATGCCATCGGGATCTTCATGATGGGGACATTTACTAACTGGGATTTCGTCTTCAAAACAGGCGGCGGTTTTGCTAAAGCAACTGGCTCAAATGCCGAAGTTACTTTAGGGAACGTTGCTTACATTGCGATGAATAACATGGGTTACCAATTAGGACTTGCGCTTCATATGAGTCATCACGCTGCAATTCAAGTTGGGATTTGGTTAAGTCGTTATATGGGTCTTTCAATGTTCCTTGCACTTACAGGTGCATTCTTTACATTGATCTTCTCACCTCTTAAGACGATTATCGAAGGCACACCAGCTGAATTATGGCCTAAGTCATTCGCTAAGAAGAACAAACATAACATGCCAGTTAACGCGATGATCGTGCAAGCTGCTATTGTAATTGTAATTATCGCTTTTGTTGCCTTTGGTGGTAAGAGTGCTGCTAAGTTCTTCGAAATTTTAACAGCAATGACAAACGTTTCAATGACATTACCATACTTATTCGTTGCCTTTGCCTTCTTTGGTTTTAAGAAGGATAACAGTATCGAAAAGCCATTCACGATTTATAAGGGTAAAACCTTCTACAAATTCTGTGTTTGGATGGTAATGTTCACAGTTGGGTTCGCCAACGTCTTCACAATTATTCAACCTGCAATCGACGGTAACCTTGGCCAAACATTCTGGTCAATTGCCGGTCCAGTCTTCTTTACAGTTGTCGCATTGATTATGTTCAATCGTTACGAAAAGAAAACAGGCTTAAAATAA
- a CDS encoding YjzD family protein: MKYVMTLFWTLIFGFVVGFIGSKLVKLDFNVQATLTVSVIFGILLNLVPLVLPKDPAA; this comes from the coding sequence ATGAAATACGTTATGACGCTTTTTTGGACGCTAATCTTCGGATTCGTTGTCGGCTTCATCGGTTCTAAGTTAGTTAAATTGGACTTTAATGTTCAAGCAACGTTGACTGTCTCAGTCATCTTTGGGATTTTACTCAACCTAGTACCCCTTGTTTTACCTAAAGACCCAGCAGCATAA
- the dnaE gene encoding DNA polymerase III subunit alpha produces MAFVQLQVKSTYTLLESTTKITDLVTAAKARGYQSLALTDKNVVYGLVDFYKAAKAADIKPLLGITIEVGGLFQTDERFPLILLAKNLTGYQNILKISTKIMTQSELVPFEAVQSLLQQLVVITPSQDGELVRLLLQNDATPAQTYIEQLKAVTDADSLYLGISAKQAASQQRVPLGQLSQQTAVPLVALGDVRYLEPEDAFAVQVLQHIKAGTQVNLQTPQASGGYFLEDAQQVTAAFEALQLAEAVANTQKIAAQCQVDLSFKRAQLPQFETPAGQSAAVYLKQQSQAGLQARFNKQSIPEAYQTRLDYELQVINEMGFADYFLIVADVMQYAHQQNIMTGPGRGSAAGALVAYALRITDVDPIRYQLLFERFLNPNRANMPDIDLDIPDNRRDEVLDYVYQKYGQNHMAQIITFGTLAAKMALKDVGRVFGLSQFEMSAWSKAIPNVLKITLQEAYDQSQALKNLVADSQQNRLLFETAQRIEGLPRHYSTHAAGIVLSQAPLTETVALQSGGDEIELTQLPMGNVEELGLLKIDFLGLRNLGILANIVKLVSQQTGQPFNPQNIPLDDPATLALFQQGDTNGIFQFESTGIKNVLRRLKPTSFEDIVATDALYRPGPMENIDTFIDRKSGKVPVTYPDDSLAEILQPTYGILVYQEQVMQAASKMGGFTLGEADILRRAMSKKKKVVIDASRTKFIEGALALGHTEQAATTVYDYIEQFANYGFNRSHAVAYSKIAFWLAYLKVHQPEAFFAAVLNAVLNQGTKTKTYLAEAKKRQLSVLPPDINLSQRYFKVTDAGIIFGLYSIKGLRRDFVAAILDERQTGGPFKSVLQFLQRLAAKYLKKEALVALIYSGAFDQFNPNRNALLMNLDDLLDSVKLAGDNMSLFEILAPKEKTVPNLTLTERLDKEAEYLGAYLSGHPVEKYERVRRYYHVPEVSDLAPNQNVRLVLFVRRIKVIRTKKGEQMAFVTGQDATGEISVTLFASVYRQVADWLAKEQVILVTGKTEQRQELQLIGNQIMLAEQAQKGLPKATLYLRLSADLTREQQQKMYQLLEKSRGPIPVILYNSATKKSILLNERYWIANDEKLTTALTTLLGPTNVILKGFS; encoded by the coding sequence TTGGCATTTGTGCAACTCCAGGTTAAGAGTACCTATACGCTCTTAGAAAGTACCACTAAAATTACGGATTTAGTAACAGCCGCCAAAGCGCGTGGCTATCAGAGTTTAGCGTTAACGGATAAGAACGTTGTCTATGGGTTAGTTGATTTTTATAAGGCTGCCAAAGCAGCCGATATTAAGCCGCTATTGGGGATCACGATTGAAGTCGGTGGACTTTTCCAAACTGACGAACGGTTTCCGTTGATTTTACTGGCCAAAAATTTAACGGGTTATCAAAATATTTTAAAAATTTCAACGAAAATTATGACGCAATCAGAATTAGTCCCATTTGAGGCGGTTCAATCACTATTGCAACAATTAGTGGTTATCACACCAAGTCAAGATGGCGAGTTAGTGCGCCTGTTATTGCAAAATGATGCAACGCCAGCACAGACCTATATTGAGCAGTTAAAGGCAGTTACCGACGCGGACAGTCTTTATCTAGGGATTAGTGCTAAACAAGCCGCTAGCCAACAGCGAGTGCCCCTGGGACAATTAAGTCAGCAAACGGCAGTACCGTTAGTTGCTTTAGGTGACGTGCGGTATTTAGAACCGGAAGACGCATTTGCGGTTCAAGTCCTACAACATATTAAAGCGGGTACGCAGGTCAATCTCCAGACGCCGCAAGCGTCAGGCGGCTACTTTTTAGAAGATGCGCAGCAGGTAACGGCCGCCTTTGAAGCATTACAATTGGCAGAAGCCGTCGCTAATACGCAAAAAATTGCGGCTCAATGTCAGGTGGATTTATCTTTCAAACGGGCGCAATTGCCTCAATTTGAAACGCCGGCAGGACAATCGGCCGCCGTTTATTTAAAGCAACAGAGTCAAGCGGGCTTACAAGCGCGGTTTAACAAGCAATCTATCCCAGAGGCGTATCAAACACGCTTGGATTATGAATTACAAGTGATCAACGAAATGGGTTTTGCCGATTATTTCCTCATTGTCGCCGACGTGATGCAATACGCCCACCAGCAAAATATCATGACGGGTCCAGGGCGGGGGTCGGCTGCTGGCGCGCTAGTGGCATATGCGCTGCGGATTACAGATGTTGATCCAATTCGGTATCAATTACTATTTGAACGGTTCTTAAATCCCAACCGGGCCAATATGCCGGATATTGATTTGGATATTCCGGATAACCGCCGGGATGAGGTTTTAGATTACGTTTATCAAAAGTACGGTCAAAATCATATGGCCCAAATCATTACCTTTGGGACCTTGGCCGCTAAGATGGCGTTAAAAGATGTTGGCCGGGTCTTTGGCCTCAGTCAGTTTGAAATGAGTGCTTGGTCTAAGGCGATTCCAAATGTTTTAAAAATTACGCTCCAAGAAGCTTACGATCAGTCGCAAGCTTTGAAGAACCTCGTAGCAGATTCTCAACAAAATCGCTTACTATTTGAAACGGCGCAGCGAATTGAGGGCTTACCACGCCATTATTCAACCCATGCGGCGGGAATTGTGTTGAGCCAAGCGCCATTAACGGAAACCGTTGCGCTGCAAAGCGGTGGCGATGAAATTGAGTTAACCCAACTACCAATGGGCAACGTTGAAGAATTAGGATTGTTGAAGATTGACTTCTTGGGTCTAAGAAACTTAGGGATTTTAGCGAATATTGTTAAATTAGTCAGCCAACAAACAGGTCAGCCTTTTAATCCGCAAAATATTCCGTTAGATGATCCAGCAACGCTAGCGTTATTTCAACAAGGTGATACAAACGGCATCTTTCAGTTCGAATCAACAGGGATTAAAAATGTTTTACGGCGCTTGAAACCGACTTCTTTTGAAGATATTGTCGCAACCGATGCGCTTTATCGACCGGGGCCAATGGAAAATATCGATACATTTATCGATCGTAAAAGTGGCAAAGTGCCGGTGACCTATCCGGATGACTCGTTGGCTGAAATTTTACAACCAACTTATGGCATCTTGGTGTATCAAGAACAAGTCATGCAGGCGGCTTCTAAGATGGGCGGTTTTACCTTAGGGGAAGCCGATATCTTACGGCGGGCAATGAGTAAAAAGAAAAAAGTGGTGATTGATGCGAGTCGAACGAAGTTTATCGAAGGTGCACTGGCTTTAGGGCATACCGAACAAGCCGCGACAACGGTCTACGACTATATCGAACAGTTTGCCAATTACGGTTTTAACCGATCGCACGCGGTCGCTTACAGTAAAATTGCCTTTTGGTTGGCTTATTTAAAAGTCCACCAGCCAGAAGCCTTTTTCGCAGCGGTTTTAAATGCCGTTTTAAATCAAGGAACAAAGACTAAAACGTATTTAGCGGAAGCAAAGAAGCGGCAACTATCAGTCTTACCACCCGATATTAATCTCAGTCAGCGTTATTTTAAGGTGACAGATGCCGGGATTATTTTTGGATTATACAGCATCAAGGGTTTACGACGGGATTTTGTAGCGGCAATTTTGGATGAGCGCCAAACGGGTGGTCCGTTCAAATCTGTGTTACAGTTTCTACAACGACTAGCCGCGAAGTATCTCAAAAAAGAGGCGCTAGTGGCGTTGATTTACAGTGGGGCCTTTGATCAATTTAATCCCAACCGCAACGCACTTTTGATGAATCTCGATGATTTATTGGATAGTGTTAAGTTAGCTGGCGATAATATGTCGTTATTCGAAATTCTAGCACCCAAAGAAAAAACGGTGCCTAATTTGACGTTAACGGAGCGCTTGGATAAAGAAGCGGAGTACCTGGGGGCTTATCTTTCAGGGCATCCGGTAGAAAAGTATGAACGTGTCCGTCGGTACTATCACGTGCCGGAAGTTAGTGACTTAGCACCCAATCAAAATGTCCGACTAGTCTTATTTGTCCGCCGAATTAAGGTGATTCGAACGAAAAAAGGCGAGCAAATGGCTTTTGTGACGGGACAAGATGCCACCGGCGAGATTAGTGTCACGCTGTTTGCATCGGTTTATCGGCAAGTAGCAGATTGGCTGGCCAAAGAACAAGTGATTTTAGTCACAGGAAAGACGGAACAACGCCAAGAGTTGCAACTTATCGGTAATCAGATTATGTTAGCGGAACAAGCGCAAAAAGGGTTGCCTAAGGCCACGCTTTATTTACGACTATCTGCGGATTTAACGCGTGAACAGCAACAAAAAATGTACCAACTACTCGAAAAAAGTCGAGGGCCAATCCCGGTAATTCTCTATAATTCAGCAACGAAGAAGTCAATTCTTTTGAACGAACGCTATTGGATTGCGAACGATGAAAAATTAACGACGGCGCTTACAACCTTACTGGGGCCTACAAACGTTATTTTAAAGGGCTTTAGTTAG
- the pfkA gene encoding 6-phosphofructokinase, whose protein sequence is MKRIGILTSGGDAPGMNAAVRAVARKAMHEGLEVYGINYGYAGLVAGDIFKMDPITVGDKIQRGGTFLYSARYPEFAQVEGQLKGIEQLNKFGIEALVVIGGDGSYHGALRLTEHGYNAIGLPGTIDNDIPFTDQTIGFDTAVNTVLESIDRIRDTAASHERTFVVEVMGRGAGDIALWAGVAGGAQDIIIPERDFDVKAVAEKLRASREHGQKHAIIVLAEGVMHADEFSEKLSEYGDFHLRSTVLGHVVRGGSPTASDRVLASRLGSKAVELLLEGKGGVALGIEKNEIIAHDMLDLFNHKHHAMLDLYDLNEDLAY, encoded by the coding sequence ATGAAACGCATAGGTATTTTGACAAGTGGTGGGGATGCACCTGGTATGAACGCTGCCGTCCGTGCCGTTGCAAGAAAAGCAATGCATGAAGGCCTTGAAGTCTATGGTATCAATTATGGTTACGCTGGCTTAGTTGCTGGTGATATCTTCAAGATGGATCCAATTACGGTTGGAGACAAGATTCAACGTGGTGGTACATTCTTATACTCAGCACGTTATCCAGAATTTGCACAAGTCGAAGGACAATTGAAGGGTATTGAACAACTCAACAAGTTCGGTATCGAAGCTTTAGTTGTTATCGGTGGTGACGGTTCTTATCACGGTGCTCTTCGTTTGACTGAACATGGTTATAACGCAATTGGTCTTCCAGGAACAATTGATAACGATATTCCATTTACAGATCAAACAATTGGCTTTGATACAGCTGTTAACACAGTTCTTGAATCAATTGACCGTATTCGCGATACGGCTGCAAGTCATGAAAGAACTTTCGTTGTGGAAGTAATGGGCCGCGGCGCTGGCGACATCGCTTTATGGGCTGGTGTAGCCGGTGGCGCACAAGATATTATTATTCCAGAACGTGATTTCGACGTTAAGGCCGTTGCTGAAAAGTTACGTGCTTCACGCGAACATGGCCAAAAACATGCTATTATTGTTTTGGCTGAAGGCGTTATGCATGCCGATGAATTCTCAGAAAAACTTTCTGAATACGGCGATTTCCACTTACGTTCAACTGTTTTAGGACACGTTGTTCGTGGTGGTTCACCAACAGCTAGTGATCGTGTATTAGCTAGCCGCTTAGGCTCAAAAGCAGTTGAATTATTGCTTGAAGGTAAAGGCGGGGTTGCACTTGGGATTGAAAAGAATGAAATTATCGCACATGATATGTTAGACTTATTCAATCACAAGCATCACGCAATGTTAGATCTTTATGATTTAAATGAAGATTTAGCTTACTAG
- the pyk gene encoding pyruvate kinase — MKKTKIVSTLGPASNSVEIITKLIEAGANVFRFNFSHGDHEEHLSRMNMVREAEKATGKTVGIMLDTKGAEIRTTVQQGKKFELHTGEVVRISMDDTLEGTPEKIAVTYPGLYDDTHVGGHVLIDDGLVDLKIIEKDEANKELVTEVQNDGMVGSRKGVNAPGVSINLPGITEKDASDIRFGLDNDINFIAASFVRKPQDVLDIRELLEEKHMEHVQIFPKIESQEGIDNIDDIMKVSDGLMIARGDMGVEIPFENVPFVQKNLIKKCNAIGKPVITATQMLDSMQENPRPTRAEVNDVANAVIDGTDATMLSGESANGDYPVEAVATMARIDERTEKSLTDRDAYALKAYSKTNLTESIGQAVAHTARNLGIKTIVAATESGSTARMISKYRPQADILAVTFDERTRRGLTVNYGVYPVIAKKPANTDDMFNLATQTAQEHGFAKEGDLILITAGVPVGERGTTNVMKIQLIGSKLTQGQGVGDETIVGKAVVASNAKEAAEKAVDGGILVVKATDKDYLPAIEKSSAIVVENGGLTSHAAVVGIAMGIPVVVGAKDATEAIKDGEVVTVDSRRGIVYRGATNAL, encoded by the coding sequence ATGAAGAAAACCAAAATCGTAAGTACACTTGGACCCGCAAGTAACAGTGTTGAAATCATCACAAAATTAATTGAAGCAGGTGCTAACGTATTCCGCTTTAACTTCTCTCATGGTGATCATGAAGAACATTTAAGCCGTATGAATATGGTTCGCGAAGCTGAAAAAGCTACAGGCAAAACTGTTGGTATCATGTTAGATACTAAGGGTGCTGAAATCCGGACAACTGTTCAACAAGGTAAGAAATTTGAATTACACACTGGTGAAGTGGTACGTATTTCAATGGACGATACTCTTGAAGGAACACCTGAAAAAATTGCCGTTACTTACCCAGGTCTATACGACGATACTCACGTTGGTGGCCACGTTTTAATCGATGATGGTTTAGTGGATCTTAAGATTATTGAAAAAGACGAAGCAAACAAAGAACTTGTTACTGAAGTTCAAAACGATGGTATGGTTGGCTCACGTAAAGGTGTTAACGCACCTGGTGTTTCAATCAACTTACCTGGTATCACAGAAAAAGATGCTAGTGACATCCGTTTTGGTTTAGATAACGATATCAACTTTATCGCTGCAAGTTTTGTTCGTAAACCTCAAGACGTTTTAGATATCCGTGAATTATTAGAAGAAAAACACATGGAACATGTTCAAATCTTCCCTAAGATTGAATCACAAGAAGGTATCGACAACATTGACGATATCATGAAAGTTTCAGACGGTTTAATGATTGCTCGTGGTGACATGGGTGTTGAAATTCCATTTGAAAACGTTCCTTTCGTACAAAAGAACTTGATCAAGAAATGTAACGCTATTGGCAAACCAGTTATCACAGCTACACAAATGTTGGACTCAATGCAAGAAAACCCACGTCCTACACGTGCTGAAGTTAATGACGTTGCTAACGCTGTTATTGATGGTACTGACGCAACAATGCTTTCAGGTGAAAGTGCTAACGGTGACTACCCAGTAGAAGCTGTTGCAACAATGGCCCGCATTGATGAAAGAACAGAAAAATCATTAACAGACCGCGATGCATATGCATTGAAAGCATACAGCAAGACTAACTTGACAGAATCAATTGGCCAAGCTGTTGCACATACTGCACGTAACTTAGGTATCAAGACAATCGTTGCTGCTACAGAATCAGGTTCTACAGCACGTATGATTTCTAAATACCGTCCACAAGCTGACATCTTAGCCGTTACATTCGACGAACGTACACGTCGTGGTTTAACAGTTAACTATGGTGTATACCCAGTTATCGCTAAGAAACCTGCTAATACAGATGATATGTTCAACTTAGCTACACAAACAGCTCAAGAACATGGTTTTGCTAAAGAAGGCGACCTAATCTTGATCACTGCTGGTGTTCCTGTTGGCGAACGTGGCACAACAAACGTTATGAAGATCCAATTAATTGGTTCAAAATTAACACAAGGCCAAGGTGTTGGCGATGAAACAATCGTTGGCAAGGCTGTTGTTGCTTCAAACGCTAAAGAAGCAGCTGAAAAAGCTGTTGATGGTGGTATCTTAGTTGTTAAAGCAACTGACAAAGATTACTTACCAGCAATCGAAAAATCAAGTGCTATCGTTGTTGAAAACGGTGGTTTAACATCACACGCTGCTGTTGTTGGTATCGCTATGGGTATCCCAGTTGTTGTTGGTGCTAAAGACGCAACAGAAGCTATCAAAGATGGCGAAGTTGTTACTGTTGATTCACGTCGTGGTATTGTTTACCGCGGTGCAACAAACGCCCTTTAA
- a CDS encoding DUF441 domain-containing protein, translating into MESWLFLAAILIVALLAKNQSLIIATAVVLVLKALPISEKVLPVIQSKGINWGVTVISVAILVPIATGQIGFKELISAFKTPAGFIAVGCGVLVAVLSAKGVGLLAASPEMTVALVFGTIMGVVFLKGIAAGPVIAAGITYTILTIFNLVPIH; encoded by the coding sequence ATGGAAAGTTGGTTATTTTTAGCAGCGATTTTAATCGTTGCCTTATTAGCAAAAAATCAATCTTTAATCATTGCCACCGCAGTTGTTTTAGTCTTAAAGGCATTACCGATTTCTGAAAAAGTATTACCGGTTATCCAGTCTAAAGGGATTAATTGGGGCGTGACGGTCATTTCAGTGGCCATCTTAGTGCCAATTGCGACTGGTCAAATCGGTTTTAAAGAATTAATCAGTGCTTTTAAGACACCGGCAGGTTTTATTGCCGTTGGGTGTGGCGTGTTAGTCGCTGTTTTGTCGGCAAAGGGTGTTGGCTTGTTAGCCGCTAGTCCCGAAATGACAGTGGCGCTTGTATTTGGCACAATTATGGGAGTCGTTTTCCTTAAGGGGATTGCGGCTGGACCAGTGATTGCTGCAGGTATCACCTACACCATTTTAACAATTTTCAATTTAGTACCAATCCATTAA
- a CDS encoding CvfB family protein has protein sequence MNELIGQVITALVTDENEEAYFAQKDGVTFELKKDHLEEELAIGATVTGFAYENSSRELVLSTAIPKSRVGHFAFGEVVETRRDLGVFVNIGLPDKDIVVSLDVLPTIMKLWPKVGDRLMIAIEVDQKGRMWGQLADENIFRAISKGAKQEMKNQDIEGTVYRLKMAGTFLLTDDFYIGFIHPSEREAEPRLGQRVKGRVIGVRPEGSLNVSLKPRAYEEIGDDAEMIMAVLKRQPGYAMPYTDRSNPELIKSYFGISKGSFKRALGRLMKNGFIVQEEGETILTAKGQKDIEPIVDNDQDQD, from the coding sequence ATGAACGAATTAATCGGACAAGTGATTACAGCACTTGTAACAGATGAGAATGAAGAAGCGTACTTCGCCCAAAAAGACGGTGTGACGTTTGAATTAAAGAAAGACCATTTAGAAGAAGAATTAGCAATCGGGGCAACAGTCACTGGTTTTGCATACGAAAATTCAAGTCGGGAATTAGTTTTATCAACGGCTATTCCTAAATCACGTGTCGGCCACTTTGCTTTTGGTGAAGTTGTTGAAACACGTCGTGATCTTGGCGTTTTCGTTAATATCGGCTTACCTGATAAGGATATTGTGGTTTCACTTGATGTGTTACCAACAATTATGAAATTATGGCCTAAGGTTGGCGATCGTTTGATGATTGCCATCGAAGTTGATCAAAAAGGTCGGATGTGGGGCCAATTAGCCGACGAAAATATCTTTAGAGCTATTTCTAAGGGTGCTAAACAAGAAATGAAGAACCAAGATATTGAAGGAACTGTTTATCGTTTGAAGATGGCAGGGACTTTCTTATTAACAGATGATTTCTACATTGGCTTTATTCATCCTTCAGAACGTGAAGCAGAACCACGTCTTGGCCAACGGGTTAAGGGCCGAGTAATTGGTGTGCGTCCAGAAGGTAGTTTAAACGTTAGTTTGAAACCAAGAGCCTACGAAGAAATCGGTGATGATGCCGAAATGATTATGGCCGTCTTAAAACGTCAACCAGGCTACGCAATGCCATATACTGACCGCAGTAATCCAGAATTAATTAAGAGTTATTTTGGGATCAGTAAAGGGAGTTTCAAGCGTGCTTTAGGCCGGTTAATGAAGAATGGTTTCATCGTGCAAGAAGAAGGCGAAACAATTTTAACGGCTAAAGGCCAAAAAGATATTGAACCAATTGTTGATAACGATCAAGACCAAGATTAA
- a CDS encoding Fur family transcriptional regulator: MSKAEQLEQIRKQLQEAGYKLTAQREATVAVILECSQAHLSAEQIFIKTKAEVPEIGLATVYRTLEMLTELHVLNKISFVEDGVTHYDLCEENASQHFHHHLLCLQCGAIEEIHEDLLVSVEQTVAERFSFAVLDHRLTLQGICANCQAVNSANGLPANQLDPSKQVDISQL; the protein is encoded by the coding sequence ATGAGTAAGGCTGAGCAGTTAGAACAAATCAGAAAACAATTGCAAGAAGCGGGCTATAAATTGACTGCCCAACGAGAAGCAACCGTTGCGGTCATTTTAGAATGCTCACAGGCGCATTTAAGTGCCGAGCAAATCTTTATCAAGACTAAAGCCGAAGTGCCAGAGATTGGCTTAGCGACGGTTTACCGGACGTTAGAGATGTTAACTGAGTTACACGTTCTGAATAAGATTAGCTTTGTGGAAGATGGTGTGACGCATTATGATTTATGCGAAGAAAATGCGAGTCAGCATTTCCACCATCATTTGTTATGCTTACAATGTGGGGCCATCGAAGAAATTCACGAGGACTTATTGGTAAGTGTCGAACAGACGGTTGCTGAGCGGTTTTCATTTGCGGTCTTAGATCACCGCTTAACCCTTCAAGGGATTTGTGCAAACTGTCAAGCTGTTAATTCGGCTAATGGTTTACCGGCCAATCAGCTAGATCCAAGTAAGCAAGTGGATATTAGCCAATTGTAG